In Dioscorea cayenensis subsp. rotundata cultivar TDr96_F1 chromosome 9, TDr96_F1_v2_PseudoChromosome.rev07_lg8_w22 25.fasta, whole genome shotgun sequence, a genomic segment contains:
- the LOC120268344 gene encoding FGGY carbohydrate kinase domain-containing protein, whose product MRSSSLSATTPFLSPAAADRRSGSSASSFEMTTPARPPRTVFLGVDVGTGSARAGLFDTKGRLLGTHSSPIQIWKEGDCVEQSSTDIWHAVCAAVKEACSLANVAAEEVVGLGFAATCSLVAVDADGSPVSVSWSGDARRNIIVWMDHRAVNQAERINANNSPVLQYCGGSVSPEMQAPKLLWVKENLQESWSMVFRWMDLSDWLAYRATGDDTRSLCTTVCKWTYLGHAHMQQVNDKGSRNMEACGWDDVFWEEIGLGDLIDGHHAKIGRSVAFPGHPMGSGLTPTAAKELGLLAGTPVGTSLIDAHAGGVGVMESVPNSGSQDNNTLPDNGAIGNRMVLVCGTSTCHMAVSESKLFIPGVWGPFWSAMVPEYWLTEGGQSATGALLDHLVENHKAAPLLSNRAAAQHISLFELLNRMLESMVHEVKVPFLSALTENIHILPDFHGNRSPIADPKSKGTICGLTLDSSEKQLALLYLAAIQGIAYGTRHIVEHCNSHGHKINTLLACGGLAKNPLYLQEHANIVGCSIILPKENESVLLGSAILGAVASKQYPSLHDAMKALNAAGQVIHPSKDPKVKKYHDAKYQIFRSLYEQQLSYRSIMAEALS is encoded by the exons ATGAGGAGCTCGTCCTTATCCGCTACCACGCCGTTCCTCTCGCCGGCCGCCGCCGATCGCCGGAGCGGCTCCTCCGCCTCCTCCTTCGAGATGACCACTCCAGCGAGGCCACCGCGCACCGTCTTCCTTGGCGTTGATGTTGGCACCGGCAGCGCCCGTGCAG GTCTCTTTGATACAAAAGGCAGGCTTTTAGGCACACACAGTAGTCCCATACAAATATGGAAGGAAGGAGATTGTGTGGAG CAATCTTCGACTGATATCTGGCATGCTGTCTGTGCTGCTGTCAAAGAAGCATGTTCTTTGGCGAATGTTGCTGCCGAGGAAGTGGTTGGTTTAGGATTTGCTGCTACCTGCTCTCTTG TTGCTGTTGATGCAGATGGATCTCCTGTTTCGGTCTCTTGGAGTGGTGATGCAAGGAGAAATATTATTGTTTGGATGGATCATAGGGCTGTAAATCAGGCTGAGCGGATTAACGCCAACAACTCACCAGTGCTACAATACTGTGGCGGATCTGTTTCCCCAGAAATGCAGGCTCCTAAG CTTCTTTGGGTAAAGGAGAACTTGCAAGAATCATGGTCCATGGTGTTTAGGTGGATGGATTTAAGTGATTGGTTGGCATACAG AGCTACAGGAGATGATACCAGGAGTTTATGCACCACTGTCTGCAAATGGACATACCTTGGACATGCACACATGCAACAAGTAAATGATAAAGGTTCTCGAAATATGGAAGCATGTGGATGGGATGATGTTTTTTGGGAAGAAATTGGCTTAGGTGATCTTATAGATGGACACCACGCAAAAATAG GACGGAGTGTAGCCTTTCCCGGTCATCCTATGGGTTCGGGTCTAACACCTACCGCTGCCAAG GAGTTAGGTCTATTAGCTGGGACTCCTGTTGGGACTTCTCTGATTGATGCTCATGCTGGTGGTGTCGGCGTGATGGAAAGTGTGCCTAACTCAGGATCTCAGGACAATAATACTT TGCCTGATAATGGAGCGATTGGCAACCGGATGGTGTTAGTTTGTGGGACATCTACTTGTCATATGGCTGTCTCTGAGAGCAAATTATTTATTCCAGGCGTATGGGGTCCTTTTTGGTCAG CAATGGTACCTGAGTATTGGCTTACGGAAGGCGGCCAGAGTGCCACTGGTGCTCTGTTAGATCACTTGGTTGAGAACCATAAGGCGGCCCCTCTTCTTTCTAATAGAGCTGCAGCCCAGC ATATCTCCCTCTTTGAATTATTGAACAGAATGTTAGAATCAATGGTTCATGAGGTGAAAGTCCCATTTCTCTCTGCCTTAACTGAGAACATACATATCCTTCCTGATTTCCATGGCAATAG GTCACCGATTGCCGACCCGAAATCTAAAGGAACGATTTGTGGCTTAACACTTGATAGTAGTGAGAAACAGTTGGCCCTTCTATACCTCGCAGCAATACAAGGTATTGCATATGGCACACGTCACATTGTGGAGCACTGCAATTCTCATGGCCACAAG ATTAATACACTTCTTGCTTGTGGTGGTCTTGCCAAAAACCCATTATATCTTCAGGAACATGCAAATATTGTTG GATGTTCAATTATTCTTCCAAAAGAGAATGAATCAGTGCTCCTGGGTTCTGCCATATTGGGAGCTGTTGCCTCCAAACAATATCCAAGCCTTCATGATGCCATGAAAGCACTAAATGCAGCCGGCCAG GTGATTCATCCGTCAAAAGACCCAAAAGTAAAGAAGTACCATGATGCAAAGTATCAAATTTTCAGATCACTCTATGAACAACAGTTATCATATCGTTCCATCATGGCAGAAGCACTCTCATAA
- the LOC120269173 gene encoding bifunctional dethiobiotin synthetase/7,8-diamino-pelargonic acid aminotransferase, mitochondrial isoform X1, giving the protein MASLLFRHRRSPASSLHLLRLLLQRPISSSSASLDVDVSHPTYVVWGANTGVGKTLVSAGLAFSVISRSPSSFLYLKPLQTGFPIDSDSRFLVSKITSLFRSASPPFPLLASHHALRASLPAARALPGFNEQSDSPCCYEETKIGGGDGEEVGSRLVCKTLYAWNEPISPHLAVEREGMAIGDSDLREMLHRCLGFGGVNDLGKEMSVWRVIETAGGVASPGPSGTLQCDLYRPLRFPAVLIGDGRLGGISTTISAYECLKLRGYDVAAIVLVDQGLANEAALLSYLRNRVHVFVLPPIPHDPLDDLKDWFCESGNVFDSLKETMILAHSKRIERLQDMARKAGDIFWWPFTQHQLVPLETVTVIDSRCGENFAVHKVCDKLDMIVPQFDACASWWTQGPDATFQVFFQIELAREMGYSAARYGHVMFPENVYEPALRCAELLLEGVGEGWASRAYYSDNGSTAVEIALKMAFRKFSFDHGIAVDSDNGIVDDRCYDFKVLALNGSYHGDTLGAMEAQAPSSYTSFHQQPWYSGRGLFLDPPMIFISDGVWNLSFPDAFLSHQPKDEKIRFHLRDELFCQTRDCSALAKCYSAYISRQLSQFSDNCPSTYIAALIIEPVVQGAGGMQMIDPLFQRTLVSECRARRIPVIFDEVFTGFWRLGRESAAELLGCSPDVACFAKLMTGGVLPLAVTLTTEAVFEVFKGGSKLMALLHGHSYSAHAMGCTAASKAIQWFKNPCTNINIEPEGRKMKELWDMQLVLQLSSLNGVSRVIAIGTLCAIELRASGSDVGYASLYASSLVQQLRKDGIYMRPLGNVLYLMCGPCTSPDICNQHLRNVYQRISEFKQSSGKGIR; this is encoded by the exons ATGGCTTCTCTCCTCTTCCGGCACCGCCGCTCGCCGGCGTCCTCCCTTCACCTTCTTCGCCTCCTTCTACAGCGCCCAATTAGCTCCTCTTCCGCCTCCCTCGATGTCGAtgtctcgcacccgacctacgTCGTCTGGGGCGCCAACACCGGCGTCGGAAAGACCCTAGTATCCGCCGGCCTCGCATTCTCCGTCATCTCCCGATCCCCGTCCTCCTTCCTATACCTTAAGCCCCTTCAGACCGGGTTCCCCATCGACTCCGACTCACGCTTCCTGGTCTCCAAGATCACCTCCCTCTTCCGCTCCGCCTCCCCTCCATTTCCCCTCCTTGCGTCCCACCATGCCCTCCGTGCTTCCCTTCCGGCCGCCCGTGCTCTCCCCGGCTTCAATGAGCAATCCGATAGCCCGTGCTGCTACGAGGAGACGAAGATCGGGGGTGGGGATGGGGAGGAAGTGGGGTCGAGGCTGGTTTGCAAGACTTTGTATGCGTGGAACGAGCCCATATCTCCGCATTTAGCTGTTGAAAGGGAGGGGATGGCCATTGGAGACTCGGATTTGAGGGAGATGCTGCATCGGTGCTTAGGGTTTGGCGGTGTCAACGATTTGGGGAAGGAGATGAGTGTTTGGAGAGTTATCGAGACCGCTGGTGGTGTTGCTAGCCCGGGTCCTTCGGGTACTCTTCAGTGTGATCTATATAG GCCTTTAAGGTTTCCTGCTGTTCTTATTGGAGATGGACGTTTGGGAGGTATATCTACCACAATATCAGCATATGAATGCTTGAAACTTAGAGGATATGATGTTGCCGCTATTGTTTTAGTGGATCAAGGACTGGCTAATGAGGCTGCGTTGTTATCTTACCTGAGGAACAG GGTGCATGTGTTTGTCTTGCCACCAATCCCTCATGATCCTTTGGATGACCTGAAGGATTGGTTTTGTGAATCTGGGAATGTATTTGATTCTCTTAAGGAAACAATGATTTTGGCTCATTCAAAGAGGATTGAGAGACTACAAGACATGGCCAGGAAGGCAGGAGATATCTTCTGGTGGCCATTCACTCAACACCAACTTGTTCCTCTGGAGACAGTTACAGTAATTGACTCACGCTGTGGTGAGAATTTCGCTGTTCATAAG GTTTGTGACAAGCTGGACATGATCGTTCCTCAATTCGATGCCTGTGCTAGTTGGTGGACACAAGGACCTGATGCTACCTTTCAGGT TTTTTTTCAGATTGAGCTTGCAAGAGAGATGGGTTATTCTGCTGCAAGATATGGTCATGTCATGTTTCCCGAGAATGTCTATGAGCCTGCTTTGCGGTGTGCAGAACTTCTTCTTGAAGGAGTAGGAGAAG GTTGGGCTTCTCGTGCTTACTATTCTGACAATGGATCCACGGCAGTAGAAATTGCACTCAAGATGGCATTTCGCAAATTTTCGTTTGATCATGGGATAGCTGTAGATTCTGACAATGGGATTGTGGATGATAGATGTTATGATTTCAAG GTTTTAGCCCTCAATGGATCTTATCATGGTGATACTTTAGGTGCCATGGAAGCCCAAGCACCGTCATCATACACGAGTTTCCATCAGCAGCCATG GTATTCAGGAAGAGGCCTGTTTCTGGATCCCCCCATGATCTTTATTTCAGATGGGGTTTGGAATCTTTCCTTTCCAGATGCATTTCTTTCTCATCaaccaaaagatgaaaagataA GGTTCCATTTGCGTGATGAATTGTTTTGTCAAACAAGGGACTGTTCAGCTCTTGCAAAATGCTACTCTGCTTACATATCAAGGCAATTATCGCAATTTTCCGACAATTGTCCTTCGACATATATTGCTGCATTAATTATTGAACCAG TTGTACAAGGTGCTGGCGGAATGCAGATGATTGATCCACTTTTCCAGCGAACCCTTGTTAGTGAGTGCCGAGCCCGCAGAATTCCTGTAATATTTGATGAGGTATTCACAGGTTTCTGGCGTCTTGGCAGGGAG TCTGCAGCAGAGTTGCTTGGCTGCTCACCTGATGTGGCATGTTTTGCGAAATTAATGACTGGTGGGGTCCTACCATTAGCAGTCACTTTAACTACAGAAGCTGTTTTTGAAGTATTTAAAGGTGGTTCAAAG cTCATGGCTCTTTTGCATGGTCACTCCTATTCTGCCCATGCTATGGGCTGCACAGCTGCTTCAAAAGCTATACAGTGGTTTAAAAATCCCTGTACAAACATAAATATTGAACctgaaggaagaaaaatgaaagag TTATGGGACATGCAACTTGTGCTCCAGTTGTCATCTCTAAATGGTGTTAGCAGAGTGATTGCAATAGGCACTCTTTGTGCTATAGAACTTAGAGCCAGTGGCTCTGATGTGGG GTATGCTTCATTGTATGCAAGTTCTCTGGTTCAGCAGCTTCGTAAAGATGGAATTTACATGAGGCCCTTGGGTAATGTTCTATATTTAATGT
- the LOC120269173 gene encoding bifunctional dethiobiotin synthetase/7,8-diamino-pelargonic acid aminotransferase, mitochondrial isoform X2 — protein MASLLFRHRRSPASSLHLLRLLLQRPISSSSASLDVDVSHPTYVVWGANTGVGKTLVSAGLAFSVISRSPSSFLYLKPLQTGFPIDSDSRFLVSKITSLFRSASPPFPLLASHHALRASLPAARALPGFNEQSDSPCCYEETKIGGGDGEEVGSRLVCKTLYAWNEPISPHLAVEREGMAIGDSDLREMLHRCLGFGGVNDLGKEMSVWRVIETAGGVASPGPSGTLQCDLYRPLRFPAVLIGDGRLGGISTTISAYECLKLRGYDVAAIVLVDQGLANEAALLSYLRNRVHVFVLPPIPHDPLDDLKDWFCESGNVFDSLKETMILAHSKRIERLQDMARKAGDIFWWPFTQHQLVPLETVTVIDSRCGENFAVHKVCDKLDMIVPQFDACASWWTQGPDATFQIELAREMGYSAARYGHVMFPENVYEPALRCAELLLEGVGEGWASRAYYSDNGSTAVEIALKMAFRKFSFDHGIAVDSDNGIVDDRCYDFKVLALNGSYHGDTLGAMEAQAPSSYTSFHQQPWYSGRGLFLDPPMIFISDGVWNLSFPDAFLSHQPKDEKIRFHLRDELFCQTRDCSALAKCYSAYISRQLSQFSDNCPSTYIAALIIEPVVQGAGGMQMIDPLFQRTLVSECRARRIPVIFDEVFTGFWRLGRESAAELLGCSPDVACFAKLMTGGVLPLAVTLTTEAVFEVFKGGSKLMALLHGHSYSAHAMGCTAASKAIQWFKNPCTNINIEPEGRKMKELWDMQLVLQLSSLNGVSRVIAIGTLCAIELRASGSDVGYASLYASSLVQQLRKDGIYMRPLGNVLYLMCGPCTSPDICNQHLRNVYQRISEFKQSSGKGIR, from the exons ATGGCTTCTCTCCTCTTCCGGCACCGCCGCTCGCCGGCGTCCTCCCTTCACCTTCTTCGCCTCCTTCTACAGCGCCCAATTAGCTCCTCTTCCGCCTCCCTCGATGTCGAtgtctcgcacccgacctacgTCGTCTGGGGCGCCAACACCGGCGTCGGAAAGACCCTAGTATCCGCCGGCCTCGCATTCTCCGTCATCTCCCGATCCCCGTCCTCCTTCCTATACCTTAAGCCCCTTCAGACCGGGTTCCCCATCGACTCCGACTCACGCTTCCTGGTCTCCAAGATCACCTCCCTCTTCCGCTCCGCCTCCCCTCCATTTCCCCTCCTTGCGTCCCACCATGCCCTCCGTGCTTCCCTTCCGGCCGCCCGTGCTCTCCCCGGCTTCAATGAGCAATCCGATAGCCCGTGCTGCTACGAGGAGACGAAGATCGGGGGTGGGGATGGGGAGGAAGTGGGGTCGAGGCTGGTTTGCAAGACTTTGTATGCGTGGAACGAGCCCATATCTCCGCATTTAGCTGTTGAAAGGGAGGGGATGGCCATTGGAGACTCGGATTTGAGGGAGATGCTGCATCGGTGCTTAGGGTTTGGCGGTGTCAACGATTTGGGGAAGGAGATGAGTGTTTGGAGAGTTATCGAGACCGCTGGTGGTGTTGCTAGCCCGGGTCCTTCGGGTACTCTTCAGTGTGATCTATATAG GCCTTTAAGGTTTCCTGCTGTTCTTATTGGAGATGGACGTTTGGGAGGTATATCTACCACAATATCAGCATATGAATGCTTGAAACTTAGAGGATATGATGTTGCCGCTATTGTTTTAGTGGATCAAGGACTGGCTAATGAGGCTGCGTTGTTATCTTACCTGAGGAACAG GGTGCATGTGTTTGTCTTGCCACCAATCCCTCATGATCCTTTGGATGACCTGAAGGATTGGTTTTGTGAATCTGGGAATGTATTTGATTCTCTTAAGGAAACAATGATTTTGGCTCATTCAAAGAGGATTGAGAGACTACAAGACATGGCCAGGAAGGCAGGAGATATCTTCTGGTGGCCATTCACTCAACACCAACTTGTTCCTCTGGAGACAGTTACAGTAATTGACTCACGCTGTGGTGAGAATTTCGCTGTTCATAAG GTTTGTGACAAGCTGGACATGATCGTTCCTCAATTCGATGCCTGTGCTAGTTGGTGGACACAAGGACCTGATGCTACCTTTCAG ATTGAGCTTGCAAGAGAGATGGGTTATTCTGCTGCAAGATATGGTCATGTCATGTTTCCCGAGAATGTCTATGAGCCTGCTTTGCGGTGTGCAGAACTTCTTCTTGAAGGAGTAGGAGAAG GTTGGGCTTCTCGTGCTTACTATTCTGACAATGGATCCACGGCAGTAGAAATTGCACTCAAGATGGCATTTCGCAAATTTTCGTTTGATCATGGGATAGCTGTAGATTCTGACAATGGGATTGTGGATGATAGATGTTATGATTTCAAG GTTTTAGCCCTCAATGGATCTTATCATGGTGATACTTTAGGTGCCATGGAAGCCCAAGCACCGTCATCATACACGAGTTTCCATCAGCAGCCATG GTATTCAGGAAGAGGCCTGTTTCTGGATCCCCCCATGATCTTTATTTCAGATGGGGTTTGGAATCTTTCCTTTCCAGATGCATTTCTTTCTCATCaaccaaaagatgaaaagataA GGTTCCATTTGCGTGATGAATTGTTTTGTCAAACAAGGGACTGTTCAGCTCTTGCAAAATGCTACTCTGCTTACATATCAAGGCAATTATCGCAATTTTCCGACAATTGTCCTTCGACATATATTGCTGCATTAATTATTGAACCAG TTGTACAAGGTGCTGGCGGAATGCAGATGATTGATCCACTTTTCCAGCGAACCCTTGTTAGTGAGTGCCGAGCCCGCAGAATTCCTGTAATATTTGATGAGGTATTCACAGGTTTCTGGCGTCTTGGCAGGGAG TCTGCAGCAGAGTTGCTTGGCTGCTCACCTGATGTGGCATGTTTTGCGAAATTAATGACTGGTGGGGTCCTACCATTAGCAGTCACTTTAACTACAGAAGCTGTTTTTGAAGTATTTAAAGGTGGTTCAAAG cTCATGGCTCTTTTGCATGGTCACTCCTATTCTGCCCATGCTATGGGCTGCACAGCTGCTTCAAAAGCTATACAGTGGTTTAAAAATCCCTGTACAAACATAAATATTGAACctgaaggaagaaaaatgaaagag TTATGGGACATGCAACTTGTGCTCCAGTTGTCATCTCTAAATGGTGTTAGCAGAGTGATTGCAATAGGCACTCTTTGTGCTATAGAACTTAGAGCCAGTGGCTCTGATGTGGG GTATGCTTCATTGTATGCAAGTTCTCTGGTTCAGCAGCTTCGTAAAGATGGAATTTACATGAGGCCCTTGGGTAATGTTCTATATTTAATGT